A genome region from Waddliaceae bacterium includes the following:
- a CDS encoding ribonucleoside triphosphate reductase, producing MPTTITKKQDNKATTEDNGSPVFTTIRKRDGRCVAFDAKKITAALINSGKSTGEFGDDVAKTLTLRILSMMQMMIHDAVPSVEDTQDIVEDVLLASSFKLTAKSYILYRDQHARIREMVKKADVDLLDNYLKRLDWQVNENSNMDYSLQGLNNYAAGELSKVYWLNKVYTPEIREAHMSAAIHIHDLSLIAPYCVGWDLQDLIRSGFTGAFGKSQSKPPKHFRAALGQVVNFFYTLQGEAAGAEAFSSFDTFLAPFIRYDKLSYEEVRQAMQEFIFNMNVPTRVGFQTPFTNVTLDLQPSGVLANENVVIGGEIKKEKYRDFQEEMDMFNRAFLEIMAEGDARGRVFSFPIPTYNITKDFDWEMKNMDKLWEVAAKYGIPYFANFVNADMSPDDARSMCCRLRLDLRDLEKRGGGLFGANPLTGSIGVVTINLPQLGYKALDEKEFFTNLDHLMRIAKTSLETKRKIVEQFTEKNLYPYSKFYLRMIKERFGSYWYNHFATIGIIGMNEACINLHDTTIATEEGNAFACRVLDHMRDMLATFQEETGNIYNLEATPAEGTSYRLSKIDKDNFSDIVCANNDDVINKDADPFYTNSSQLPINFSDDIFQVLDMQNELQTKYTGGTVQHIFLGEAVADPQAVKAFVKKVCHTYKMPYFTISPTFSVCPSHGYILGKQPTCPKCSEDTEVYSRIVGYLRPVKQWNKGKKTEFALRKTFDITK from the coding sequence ATGCCAACAACTATTACTAAAAAACAAGACAACAAAGCAACAACAGAAGACAATGGTTCCCCAGTATTTACTACGATACGAAAGCGTGACGGCCGCTGTGTTGCCTTCGACGCCAAGAAGATAACTGCGGCGCTTATCAATTCCGGGAAGTCTACTGGAGAGTTTGGCGACGATGTTGCCAAGACCTTGACGCTGCGTATCCTTAGCATGATGCAGATGATGATCCATGACGCTGTACCTTCCGTCGAGGACACCCAGGACATCGTCGAAGACGTCCTTCTTGCTTCATCTTTCAAGCTTACGGCGAAGTCGTATATCTTATACCGCGACCAGCATGCTCGCATCAGGGAGATGGTAAAGAAGGCCGACGTCGATCTTCTTGACAACTATTTAAAACGTCTCGACTGGCAGGTCAACGAGAACAGCAACATGGACTATTCCCTTCAGGGTTTAAACAACTATGCTGCTGGCGAGCTCAGCAAGGTATATTGGCTCAACAAGGTATACACTCCAGAGATCCGCGAAGCGCATATGTCTGCGGCGATACACATCCACGATCTCAGTCTCATCGCCCCTTATTGTGTAGGTTGGGATCTTCAAGACCTTATACGTTCTGGTTTCACCGGCGCTTTTGGTAAGTCGCAGAGCAAGCCACCCAAGCATTTCCGTGCCGCTTTGGGTCAGGTGGTGAATTTCTTCTACACCCTTCAGGGCGAGGCTGCCGGCGCCGAGGCGTTCTCGAGTTTCGATACCTTCCTTGCGCCGTTTATCCGCTATGACAAACTCTCCTACGAAGAAGTTCGGCAGGCGATGCAGGAATTTATCTTCAATATGAACGTCCCTACGCGTGTAGGCTTCCAGACGCCTTTCACCAACGTCACCCTCGACCTACAGCCTTCAGGTGTTCTCGCCAATGAGAACGTCGTCATCGGCGGTGAGATCAAGAAAGAGAAATACCGCGACTTCCAGGAAGAGATGGATATGTTCAACAGAGCGTTTCTTGAGATAATGGCCGAAGGCGACGCTCGCGGTCGTGTCTTTAGCTTCCCGATCCCCACTTATAACATCACCAAAGATTTCGACTGGGAGATGAAGAACATGGACAAACTTTGGGAAGTCGCTGCGAAGTATGGCATCCCCTATTTCGCAAACTTCGTCAATGCCGACATGTCCCCCGACGATGCACGGTCGATGTGCTGCAGGCTACGTCTCGACCTCCGCGACCTTGAGAAGCGTGGCGGCGGCCTCTTCGGCGCAAACCCTTTGACGGGCTCTATCGGCGTTGTTACGATAAACCTTCCGCAGCTGGGATACAAAGCCCTCGACGAAAAGGAGTTTTTCACCAATCTCGACCATCTTATGCGTATCGCCAAGACAAGCCTTGAGACGAAGCGTAAGATCGTAGAACAGTTTACCGAGAAAAACCTATATCCATATTCGAAGTTCTACCTACGCATGATAAAAGAACGTTTTGGAAGTTATTGGTACAACCACTTTGCCACCATCGGCATCATAGGGATGAACGAGGCGTGTATAAACCTCCACGACACCACTATCGCCACCGAAGAAGGCAACGCTTTCGCATGTCGGGTCTTGGACCATATGCGCGACATGCTTGCCACCTTCCAAGAAGAAACCGGCAACATCTACAACCTCGAAGCCACCCCTGCCGAAGGGACATCATACCGTCTTTCTAAGATCGACAAAGACAACTTCTCCGATATTGTCTGTGCCAATAATGACGATGTCATAAACAAAGACGCCGATCCTTTCTACACAAACTCTTCGCAGCTGCCGATAAATTTCTCAGACGACATCTTCCAGGTATTGGATATGCAGAACGAGCTACAGACGAAATACACCGGTGGCACGGTACAGCACATCTTCCTCGGCGAAGCTGTTGCCGATCCGCAGGCCGTCAAAGCTTTTGTTAAGAAGGTATGCCACACCTATAAGATGCCATACTTCACAATCTCGCCGACGTTCTCGGTATGCCCTTCGCACGGATACATTCTAGGAAAACAGCCGACATGTCCGAAGTGTAGCGAAGACACAGAGGTGTATTCCCGTATAGTAGGATACCTTCGCCCGGTAAAACAGTGGAACAAAGGCAAAAAAACAGAATTCGCCCTACGAAAAACTTTCGATATAACAAAGTGA